In the genome of Paenibacillus sp. FSL R5-0766, one region contains:
- a CDS encoding GntR family transcriptional regulator, whose protein sequence is MKSTLDESQPIFHQIATMIMDDIVEGRLKVEEQVPSTNELSRFYNINPATARKGLQELVDKGIIYKQRGVGMFVAKGAREALLVERKQDFYEEYIKPLLEEARRIHMNEDMIIDLIRGKKDKESEL, encoded by the coding sequence ATGAAATCGACTTTGGATGAATCTCAGCCTATTTTTCATCAGATTGCCACAATGATTATGGACGATATTGTGGAGGGTAGATTGAAGGTGGAAGAACAGGTTCCCTCAACCAATGAACTGTCACGCTTCTACAATATCAATCCGGCTACAGCTCGCAAAGGACTGCAGGAACTCGTGGACAAGGGGATTATATACAAACAGCGAGGTGTTGGAATGTTTGTTGCAAAGGGAGCAAGAGAAGCATTGCTCGTTGAACGGAAGCAAGATTTTTATGAAGAATACATCAAGCCTTTACTTGAAGAAGCCAGACGGATTCACATGAATGAAGACATGATCATTGATCTGATTCGCGGCAAGAAGGATAAGGAGAGTGAGTTATGA
- a CDS encoding ABC transporter ATP-binding protein: MIHMEQVNYSYQKTPVLNQVTLHESEPIISAIWGRNGAGKTTLMSLLAGHNRPDSGTVQIMGQDPYNNLAAQEHLCYIQENHPLGKNWTVSDLVQMGQYFHPQWNQELAERLIDVFELPEKKKIIKFSKGMKTATQIILGLASNAKITILDEPTNGLDAEKRKFFYNALLESYEDNPRLILISSHHIEEIQPLCESLIVLQAGEVLLNQPMEEMREKGVLLTGVIDDINRVTAGVKVIESSQMGSTVKVMIDEPYSKMWKDIAHSQGLSIEKATLQDYLVNRTRNQEGVKP, encoded by the coding sequence ATGATTCATATGGAGCAGGTCAACTACAGCTACCAGAAGACGCCCGTTCTGAACCAGGTTACGCTACATGAGAGTGAGCCAATCATTAGTGCAATCTGGGGAAGAAATGGAGCTGGTAAAACAACACTGATGAGTTTACTTGCAGGGCATAACCGCCCGGACAGTGGAACCGTTCAGATCATGGGTCAAGACCCCTATAATAATCTGGCTGCCCAAGAGCATCTGTGCTACATCCAGGAGAATCATCCCTTGGGCAAAAACTGGACGGTTAGTGACCTGGTTCAAATGGGGCAATATTTTCATCCGCAGTGGAATCAGGAGTTGGCGGAACGTTTAATCGATGTGTTCGAACTACCGGAGAAGAAAAAGATCATTAAATTTTCGAAAGGCATGAAGACTGCCACCCAGATTATATTAGGTCTTGCCAGTAATGCTAAGATAACCATTCTGGATGAACCCACCAATGGGCTCGATGCTGAAAAGCGTAAATTCTTCTATAATGCGCTACTGGAAAGTTATGAAGATAACCCGCGTCTGATTCTGATATCCAGCCATCATATTGAGGAGATTCAGCCTTTATGTGAGTCCCTTATCGTTTTGCAAGCCGGAGAGGTGTTGTTAAATCAACCGATGGAAGAGATGCGCGAAAAAGGAGTTCTTCTAACAGGGGTAATTGATGATATTAACCGAGTTACAGCAGGTGTTAAAGTTATAGAGTCTTCCCAGATGGGATCAACTGTGAAAGTGATGATTGATGAGCCCTACTCGAAAATGTGGAAGGATATCGCTCATTCGCAGGGACTTTCCATTGAGAAAGCGACATTACAAGATTATTTGGTTAACAGGACCCGTAATCAAGAGGGGGTTAAACCATGA
- a CDS encoding LysM peptidoglycan-binding domain-containing protein → MRYSTYKSIYESVYTKTSESRTVYVKDQFMQRVKTPTWLMKIVTITLIIIIGCSAVFTAFAGDEQLLSGDQIVVSQGDTLWGISLAYKPQQMDTRVYIEAIKKVNKIEHNAIQIGQVLVLPGFDR, encoded by the coding sequence ATGAGATATTCTACGTACAAAAGTATTTATGAATCCGTTTATACCAAAACGTCCGAGTCTCGCACCGTGTATGTTAAAGATCAATTCATGCAGCGTGTGAAGACGCCAACCTGGCTAATGAAGATCGTCACTATAACTCTAATTATAATCATAGGGTGTAGTGCTGTATTCACTGCATTTGCAGGGGATGAGCAATTATTATCGGGTGACCAGATCGTGGTATCTCAGGGAGATACACTGTGGGGCATTTCATTGGCATATAAACCTCAGCAGATGGACACTCGTGTGTATATAGAAGCAATCAAGAAAGTGAACAAAATCGAGCATAACGCCATCCAGATTGGACAAGTGTTGGTCTTGCCTGGGTTTGATCGATAA
- a CDS encoding trifunctional transcriptional activator/DNA repair protein Ada/methylated-DNA--[protein]-cysteine S-methyltransferase gives MISADLKEQYYEALVAKDSEYEGLFYVGVRTTGVFCRPTCPARKPKFENCEFYETAQQALLASYRPCQRCRPLSHPNQVSDVVRILVEAVEKNPEKRWKGQDFKALSIDESTARRQFKKRFGMTFVEYARARRMGLALKNIRSGRTVIDSQLSTGYESSSGFRDAFSRIMGAAPTQVDEGHILKASWIDTRLGPMMAIADEESLYLLEFVDRRGLEREVERLRKRTKSAIVPGTTAPIQSIERELKEYFQGKRTAFDTPLFCLGTPFQKRVWDELLAIPAGETRSYQEIANALGKPTACRAVAQANGANQLAIVIPCHRVINASGELGGYGGGLTRKNWLLTHEKQGQEQDRCE, from the coding sequence ATGATTTCTGCTGATCTAAAGGAACAATATTACGAGGCGCTTGTGGCCAAGGATTCGGAATACGAGGGTTTATTCTATGTTGGGGTCCGAACCACGGGTGTGTTCTGTCGTCCCACATGCCCGGCGCGAAAGCCAAAATTCGAAAACTGCGAATTTTATGAGACGGCTCAGCAGGCACTTCTGGCCTCTTATCGCCCTTGCCAGCGCTGTCGCCCGCTCTCTCACCCCAACCAAGTATCCGATGTCGTTCGCATATTAGTGGAAGCTGTGGAGAAAAATCCGGAGAAACGCTGGAAAGGACAGGATTTCAAGGCCCTCTCCATCGATGAATCCACGGCGCGCCGTCAGTTCAAGAAGCGGTTCGGCATGACCTTTGTCGAATATGCTCGCGCCCGACGCATGGGTCTTGCCCTGAAGAATATTCGCTCCGGCCGCACCGTGATTGATAGCCAATTATCTACCGGATATGAATCAAGCAGCGGCTTCCGCGATGCCTTTTCACGGATCATGGGTGCCGCCCCTACACAAGTCGATGAAGGACATATCCTAAAAGCGTCCTGGATTGACACCCGCCTCGGCCCGATGATGGCTATTGCTGATGAGGAGTCGCTATATTTACTGGAATTTGTGGACCGCAGAGGTCTGGAACGCGAAGTTGAGCGTCTGCGCAAACGAACCAAATCAGCTATTGTACCCGGCACTACGGCTCCCATACAGTCCATTGAGCGTGAACTAAAAGAGTACTTTCAGGGAAAAAGGACAGCATTCGACACACCGTTGTTCTGTTTAGGAACACCATTTCAAAAGCGTGTGTGGGACGAGTTGCTGGCCATTCCGGCTGGTGAAACGAGGTCATATCAGGAGATTGCAAATGCACTGGGAAAACCGACTGCTTGCCGAGCTGTGGCACAGGCAAATGGGGCCAATCAGCTTGCGATTGTGATTCCATGCCACCGTGTAATCAATGCTAGTGGTGAGCTGGGCGGATATGGCGGGGGATTAACTCGCAAAAACTGGCTTTTGACTCACGAGAAACAGGGGCAGGAACAGGATCGCTGCGAATAA
- a CDS encoding transcriptional regulator, with translation MESTTTIRDHLESYLKREQMSISHFSETSGINSGTLSNILNKNRPIAMQQLDRITSAMRLEEGYFYELYIDECFVHATPDWRRLGPFLHRCAELDKLDCIEEVIRLMMDNLSYIPLLFEVAEEFYQAGKFKPAILLYENIAESEKMQHSERLALCQYRLFRLGLTNDQQRNLIIAARFEYYVDRLDERYQLDALNELINAFGALHRWNKVQELSEKLKIKASIHYEMNGRRKQEETKRPIVFYILYSDLAAGSACYHLKDYTAALNYVSLYSDNRWVRNPDKDEIVVMNQFQEWAEANRYIYHLMGGQFEVLPDYLAYISTKENEIFPALCDIVTAANRYDKDIDHVLKQYESYFTYQEQSNRIGKVSRQVTDDRYLRLLADLGAYYLKKDEFHLGIEFVLDSLKFSIEISSGRGMLRGVGLFEQYREFASETAKKQYKMIISEVQKLNEEKVGFADSYL, from the coding sequence TTGGAGTCGACAACCACGATACGCGATCACTTGGAAAGTTATCTGAAGCGTGAACAGATGTCCATTAGTCATTTTTCGGAAACGTCAGGGATTAATTCGGGTACGCTCAGCAATATTTTGAATAAAAATCGGCCAATTGCCATGCAGCAGTTGGATCGCATTACTTCCGCCATGAGACTGGAAGAAGGTTACTTCTATGAGTTATACATAGATGAGTGTTTTGTACACGCGACCCCGGACTGGCGAAGACTGGGACCCTTCCTTCATCGCTGTGCCGAGTTGGACAAGTTGGACTGTATTGAAGAGGTTATTCGTCTAATGATGGATAATCTATCCTATATTCCTTTGTTATTTGAGGTGGCTGAAGAATTCTACCAAGCGGGTAAATTCAAACCAGCCATCCTTCTATATGAGAACATTGCTGAAAGCGAGAAAATGCAACATTCCGAGCGGCTTGCACTCTGTCAGTATCGACTGTTCCGGTTGGGACTGACCAATGATCAGCAGCGGAATCTGATTATTGCAGCCCGGTTCGAATACTATGTGGATCGGCTGGATGAGCGCTATCAATTGGATGCGCTTAATGAACTAATTAATGCATTTGGAGCGTTGCATAGATGGAACAAGGTTCAGGAGTTATCTGAAAAATTGAAAATAAAAGCGTCCATCCATTATGAGATGAATGGCCGAAGGAAACAAGAAGAGACCAAAAGACCAATTGTCTTCTATATTCTGTACTCCGATCTAGCTGCAGGAAGTGCCTGTTATCATTTGAAAGACTACACCGCAGCACTTAACTATGTTTCTTTATATTCGGATAATCGCTGGGTGAGGAACCCGGATAAAGATGAAATCGTTGTTATGAATCAGTTTCAGGAATGGGCTGAAGCGAATCGATATATATATCATTTAATGGGTGGACAGTTTGAGGTGTTACCTGATTATCTGGCGTATATCTCGACGAAGGAAAATGAGATATTCCCAGCGCTGTGTGATATTGTAACAGCGGCTAATCGTTATGATAAGGATATTGATCATGTTCTCAAACAGTATGAATCGTACTTCACTTATCAGGAACAGAGCAACCGAATTGGCAAAGTGAGCAGACAGGTTACGGATGATCGATATTTACGACTTTTAGCAGATTTGGGTGCATATTATTTAAAGAAAGACGAGTTTCATTTAGGTATAGAATTTGTGCTGGATAGTTTAAAATTTTCTATTGAAATTAGCAGTGGACGAGGTATGCTTAGAGGTGTCGGACTGTTTGAGCAATATCGGGAATTTGCATCTGAGACGGCGAAAAAGCAATACAAAATGATAATTAGTGAGGTGCAGAAACTCAATGAAGAGAAAGTTGGCTTTGCTGATAGCTACCTGTAG
- a CDS encoding aldo/keto reductase family oxidoreductase, with protein MRTIKLGSSALEVPVVAVGCMRINSLDGKEAEHFVRSAMEVGANFFDHADIYGTGTCEEIFAEAVQMNPQVRENMILQSKCGIRKGMFDFSKEHILNSVDGILQRLKTEYLDVLLLHRPDALVEPEEVAEAFDQLEREGKVRHFGVSNQNPNQIELLKKYVKQPLVANQLQMSITNTTMIDSGINVNMENDAAVNRDGSILDYCRLHDITIQPWSPFQYGFFEGVFLGSDKFPELNAKIDEIAAKYDVSNTTIAIAWLLRHPAQMQPVTGTMNIERLQDCVKAGDVHLTRPEWYEIYRAAGNILP; from the coding sequence TTGAGAACGATTAAATTGGGCAGCAGTGCACTAGAAGTACCTGTAGTCGCGGTGGGCTGCATGCGGATTAATTCACTAGACGGTAAGGAAGCCGAACATTTTGTTCGTTCTGCAATGGAGGTTGGTGCGAATTTCTTTGACCATGCCGACATTTATGGTACAGGAACATGTGAGGAGATCTTCGCCGAAGCGGTACAGATGAATCCCCAAGTTCGTGAAAATATGATTCTTCAATCCAAATGCGGTATCCGTAAAGGTATGTTTGATTTCTCCAAAGAGCACATCCTGAATTCAGTCGATGGCATCCTGCAACGTCTGAAAACGGAATATCTTGACGTTCTGCTGCTGCACCGTCCAGATGCATTGGTTGAGCCAGAGGAAGTGGCGGAAGCCTTTGATCAACTGGAGCGCGAAGGTAAAGTGCGTCACTTCGGGGTATCCAACCAGAATCCGAACCAGATCGAATTGTTGAAAAAATATGTGAAACAGCCACTGGTAGCCAATCAGTTGCAGATGAGTATTACCAATACCACGATGATTGACAGTGGCATCAACGTGAACATGGAGAACGACGCTGCGGTTAACCGTGACGGCAGTATCCTGGATTATTGTCGTCTGCATGATATCACCATTCAACCTTGGTCTCCGTTCCAGTACGGATTCTTCGAAGGTGTATTCCTGGGTAGCGACAAGTTCCCGGAATTGAATGCAAAGATCGACGAGATTGCTGCGAAGTATGACGTGAGCAATACAACGATTGCAATCGCATGGTTGCTTCGTCATCCTGCACAGATGCAACCCGTGACAGGCACGATGAATATTGAACGTCTGCAAGACTGTGTAAAAGCAGGAGATGTTCATCTCACTCGTCCAGAGTGGTATGAAATTTACCGTGCGGCAGGTAATATACTGCCTTAA
- a CDS encoding aspartyl-phosphate phosphatase Spo0E family protein, whose protein sequence is MDRLDLISRIEDARQLLYRMHMEYGSLLHPEVIQQSVVLDGLINQYNRAKVGKAMN, encoded by the coding sequence ATGGATCGGCTGGATTTGATATCACGGATCGAAGATGCCAGACAGTTGTTATATCGCATGCATATGGAATACGGCAGTCTGCTTCATCCGGAAGTGATCCAGCAATCCGTAGTCCTGGACGGTCTTATTAATCAATACAACAGAGCCAAGGTAGGAAAGGCAATGAATTAA
- a CDS encoding glycoside hydrolase family 30 protein, whose product MTFTLTGYSTTQDNSWRELSFVPTNESANLKLTGEQHQLVEGFGGCFNELGYMALSHLNEEQRHEVFHSLFHPEGEHKFNICRLPIGASDYAEQWYSHNEVDGDVSMEHFSINRDFKYLIPYIKEALTYNPNLQFFASPWSPPTWMKSPKAYNYGTLRWEKDILEAYALYFVKFVQAYREAGITIHQVHVQNEVIADQKFPSCMWTGEQLREFISDYLGPAFDKHGLDTEIWLGTINAPDPWEELIKKKTNDFDEYAGLVLSDPKAYSYIKGVGYQWAGKNAIQRTSASYPELRYMQTENECGDGNNSWNYAKYVYNLYQHYFSNGVNAYIYWNMVLEPKGRSTWGWEQNSMITVDPDNKEVTRNPEYYVMKHFAHHIVPGARRVGLSGAWSGKSVAFRNPDNSLVIVINNPFQNRRDLYLTLEEGQTLHMELEADSFNSMIIQPQ is encoded by the coding sequence ATGACATTTACGCTCACTGGTTATTCCACAACCCAAGACAACTCGTGGAGAGAGCTATCTTTTGTGCCGACTAATGAAAGCGCTAACTTAAAACTGACGGGTGAACAGCACCAACTTGTGGAAGGGTTTGGCGGATGTTTCAACGAGCTTGGTTATATGGCTCTGTCCCATTTGAATGAGGAGCAGCGCCATGAGGTATTTCACTCCCTCTTCCATCCAGAGGGTGAGCACAAGTTTAATATCTGTCGTCTGCCCATCGGCGCAAGTGATTATGCAGAGCAGTGGTACAGCCACAACGAGGTGGACGGTGACGTGTCCATGGAACATTTTTCGATCAATCGTGATTTCAAATACCTGATTCCTTACATCAAGGAAGCTCTGACTTATAACCCGAACCTGCAATTCTTCGCCTCGCCATGGAGTCCACCAACGTGGATGAAGTCGCCCAAAGCCTATAACTATGGGACACTGCGCTGGGAGAAAGATATTCTGGAGGCCTACGCCCTGTATTTTGTAAAATTTGTACAGGCCTACCGTGAAGCAGGCATTACGATCCATCAGGTGCATGTGCAGAACGAAGTGATTGCAGATCAGAAATTTCCTTCTTGCATGTGGACAGGCGAGCAGCTTCGTGAGTTTATCTCTGATTATCTGGGCCCGGCTTTTGACAAACACGGTCTGGATACGGAAATCTGGCTGGGAACGATCAACGCCCCTGATCCATGGGAGGAATTGATCAAGAAAAAAACAAATGACTTCGATGAGTACGCCGGGCTTGTCCTGAGTGACCCGAAGGCCTATTCCTATATCAAAGGTGTTGGGTATCAATGGGCTGGCAAAAATGCCATTCAACGTACCTCGGCCAGTTATCCAGAGCTGCGTTATATGCAGACCGAGAACGAATGCGGCGATGGCAACAACTCATGGAACTACGCCAAATATGTATATAATCTCTACCAGCATTACTTCAGCAACGGAGTGAACGCGTACATCTACTGGAACATGGTTCTGGAACCCAAAGGCCGCAGCACATGGGGCTGGGAACAGAATTCCATGATCACCGTAGATCCGGACAATAAGGAGGTTACTCGTAACCCGGAGTATTATGTGATGAAACACTTCGCACATCATATTGTTCCTGGTGCTCGAAGAGTCGGCCTGTCTGGCGCATGGAGCGGTAAATCCGTCGCTTTCCGCAACCCGGATAACAGTCTCGTCATTGTCATCAACAATCCATTCCAGAACCGTCGTGACCTGTATCTAACCCTTGAAGAAGGACAGACCCTACACATGGAGCTGGAAGCCGATTCATTCAACAGCATGATTATCCAACCGCAATAA
- a CDS encoding leucine-rich repeat domain-containing protein — protein sequence MRRMTLLFLVFILSLGASGQAMAYTTTDLGEGIIEDPALEDGLKLILNKPLDVPLTSTDLEQLEVVDLSNAGIHSLSGLEYATNLTHLRLYGNEIEDLTPLKHLTKLREIDVRNNYITSIDALTELKDLGRLYISNNSISSIEVVRGFNRLHTFHASGNQIASLAGLSDADALKWLEISNNTISDLTPLMGKTRLQQLNIANNQVQTLDVLAELPNTLRNLNVAGNQITDLTPLEHMTRLRTLDISGNQVQHLKGLEELTGLTELNAESNQIYDLEPLRQLSSLDVLKLSNNRVWDLTPIAGFTFTRDQSATNVIQDISASTSLSSGIQTSVSEVEPAGLTVQNNYLDVVSGSHTMQLLNRMNVREQKRTPQGSFQRLIEGSTTAYVGDRAYALDAAPFIDEGRTYVPLRFVSEQLNARVNWNSGTREAVITQHDKTIRWSVGNKQVVVNDILVINDAPLLMKNGKAFVPVRFISEQFNTTVAYIGSSKTILIFENKQLGESVQP from the coding sequence ATGAGAAGAATGACGCTACTATTTCTAGTATTCATCCTGAGTCTCGGGGCATCGGGGCAAGCCATGGCTTACACCACTACAGACTTGGGCGAGGGAATCATTGAAGATCCTGCTTTGGAGGACGGACTGAAGTTAATCCTCAACAAACCTCTGGATGTGCCCTTAACTTCAACGGATCTGGAGCAGCTTGAAGTGGTGGATCTGAGCAATGCAGGTATTCACAGCCTGTCCGGTCTCGAATATGCAACCAATCTGACTCACCTCCGATTATATGGGAATGAGATTGAGGATCTCACACCGCTGAAGCACCTAACCAAGCTTCGCGAGATCGATGTTCGCAATAATTACATTACATCCATAGACGCACTTACTGAATTGAAAGACTTGGGACGGCTGTATATCAGCAATAATTCCATTTCTTCCATAGAGGTTGTACGTGGGTTCAACCGATTACATACGTTCCACGCCAGCGGTAACCAGATTGCCAGTCTTGCCGGCCTCTCGGATGCGGATGCACTGAAGTGGCTTGAGATTTCGAACAATACCATTAGCGATCTGACACCGCTCATGGGTAAAACCCGGCTCCAACAACTCAACATAGCAAACAACCAGGTTCAGACGCTGGACGTACTGGCTGAATTGCCAAATACACTGCGGAATCTGAATGTGGCAGGTAATCAAATCACGGATCTGACACCACTGGAGCATATGACACGCCTTCGGACACTTGATATCTCTGGTAACCAAGTACAGCATCTCAAGGGGCTTGAGGAACTGACTGGGCTGACGGAGCTGAATGCAGAATCCAATCAGATCTATGATCTGGAACCTTTACGGCAGCTTTCCAGCCTGGACGTATTAAAATTATCCAACAACCGGGTGTGGGATCTGACACCGATTGCAGGTTTTACGTTTACCCGTGATCAGTCCGCGACAAATGTTATACAGGATATCTCGGCGTCTACCTCGTTATCCTCGGGTATTCAGACGTCTGTCTCAGAGGTTGAGCCTGCCGGACTCACGGTGCAGAACAATTATCTGGATGTTGTGAGTGGCAGTCATACGATGCAGCTTCTGAACCGGATGAATGTGCGGGAGCAGAAACGAACGCCGCAGGGCAGCTTCCAGCGTCTGATTGAAGGGTCTACCACCGCCTATGTTGGGGATCGTGCTTATGCACTGGATGCTGCACCTTTTATCGATGAAGGCCGGACCTATGTGCCTCTGCGTTTTGTCTCCGAGCAGTTAAATGCCCGTGTGAACTGGAATAGCGGTACGCGGGAAGCTGTGATCACACAGCATGATAAGACCATCCGTTGGAGCGTGGGTAACAAACAAGTTGTCGTGAATGACATACTTGTGATCAATGATGCTCCTCTTCTGATGAAAAATGGTAAAGCTTTTGTACCGGTACGCTTCATTTCGGAGCAATTCAATACGACGGTTGCATATATCGGAAGTAGCAAAACGATTCTGATTTTTGAAAATAAACAGCTTGGTGAGAGTGTACAGCCTTAA
- a CDS encoding diacylglycerol kinase family protein: protein MRQAMIISNPSSGKEEAEQYVSQVREILESQQYEVVVNETAGEGDATNYCLSACKDGCDLVISIGGDGTLHETINGMMDQDHRPRLGVIPLGTVNDFARALNISLDPEEAIRQLRSNQTHIVDLGKINDRLFANVVAAGSLAEALFSVSSEEKSKLGSFAYLKEGLKDLVNTPANHLTIEYDGQIWEGESPLFLAALTNSVGGFEKLSPDAEVDDGLIHCFVVRNISVFNSLTLGTSLLFGSLKDHKDVDYFTAKEVHVRSDEAIRTNVDGEEGPALPIHIRVLPRHIEVIIPEEV from the coding sequence ATGCGCCAAGCCATGATCATTAGTAATCCATCGTCAGGTAAGGAAGAGGCCGAGCAGTATGTGTCTCAAGTCAGAGAAATTCTGGAGTCACAGCAGTATGAGGTGGTTGTTAATGAGACGGCCGGGGAAGGTGATGCCACCAACTACTGTCTGAGCGCCTGCAAAGACGGCTGTGATCTGGTCATCTCCATCGGAGGCGACGGTACACTGCATGAGACGATTAACGGCATGATGGATCAGGATCATCGTCCTCGATTAGGCGTTATACCGCTAGGTACGGTGAATGATTTTGCGCGTGCGCTGAATATCTCGCTTGACCCGGAAGAAGCCATTAGGCAGTTACGTTCGAATCAGACCCATATCGTGGATCTGGGGAAAATCAATGATCGCCTGTTTGCCAACGTTGTGGCTGCAGGTTCTTTGGCAGAAGCTTTGTTCTCCGTATCCTCGGAAGAGAAGTCGAAGTTGGGATCATTCGCATATCTCAAAGAAGGTTTGAAAGACCTGGTGAATACACCAGCCAATCATCTAACCATCGAATATGACGGACAGATCTGGGAGGGGGAATCACCACTTTTTCTGGCGGCGCTGACCAACTCGGTCGGAGGGTTCGAGAAGTTGTCTCCGGATGCAGAGGTGGACGATGGTCTGATACATTGTTTTGTTGTTCGTAATATCAGTGTGTTCAACAGTCTGACCCTGGGCACTTCCCTGTTATTTGGTAGTCTGAAAGACCATAAGGACGTGGACTATTTTACAGCCAAAGAAGTTCATGTTCGCTCAGACGAAGCCATTCGCACCAATGTAGATGGGGAAGAAGGTCCTGCCCTGCCGATTCATATCCGTGTCCTGCCAAGGCATATTGAGGTTATCATACCGGAAGAAGTATAA
- a CDS encoding isocitrate lyase/phosphoenolpyruvate mutase family protein, with protein sequence MSTLEEKAALFQQYHVKGKPLVLINVWDAGSAQTIQSTGATAIATGSWSVAAAHGEHDGEAMPFHLVLANLARITASVDLPVTIDIEGGYGRSVSEVKQNILQVIDHGAVGINIEDQLPAGLGLYTVVEQCPRLSTAREAAEQAGIPLFINARTDIFLQHAPEHHNHSLLEEALIRSSHYADAGANGLFVPGLQDHQLIQELCERSPLPINVMVTSPEPSPKQLATLGVARVSYGPYPYLQAMEHLKELGRNILSGN encoded by the coding sequence ATGAGTACCTTAGAAGAAAAAGCAGCGTTGTTCCAACAATACCATGTGAAAGGAAAACCACTTGTTCTGATCAATGTGTGGGATGCCGGAAGCGCACAAACCATCCAATCCACTGGAGCAACGGCTATTGCTACCGGAAGCTGGTCCGTTGCTGCGGCCCACGGTGAACACGATGGTGAAGCCATGCCATTCCATCTGGTGCTTGCCAATCTTGCACGGATTACAGCGAGCGTGGACCTGCCTGTAACAATCGATATAGAGGGAGGGTATGGGAGGTCTGTGTCAGAAGTGAAGCAAAATATCCTGCAAGTCATCGATCATGGTGCTGTAGGAATCAACATTGAAGATCAACTTCCCGCTGGCTTGGGATTGTACACTGTGGTGGAGCAATGCCCGAGATTGTCCACCGCCCGGGAAGCTGCGGAGCAGGCAGGCATCCCGTTGTTCATTAACGCCCGCACAGATATTTTTCTGCAACATGCACCTGAACACCATAACCACTCTCTCCTGGAGGAAGCACTTATACGTTCGAGCCATTATGCAGATGCAGGAGCCAATGGTCTGTTTGTACCCGGTTTGCAGGATCACCAACTGATCCAGGAATTGTGCGAGCGTTCACCGCTGCCAATTAACGTTATGGTTACGTCTCCTGAGCCTTCACCAAAACAACTTGCCACACTGGGTGTAGCACGCGTAAGCTATGGACCTTATCCTTATCTGCAAGCTATGGAACACCTGAAAGAACTGGGGAGAAACATTTTATCGGGAAATTAA